The following are from one region of the Segatella oris genome:
- a CDS encoding fumarylacetoacetate hydrolase family protein — MKIFAVGMNYMQHNKTLPGSFSKSENPVIFTKCDTALLKDGKPFFIPDHLGSIEYETELVVRICKLGKTVPVRFASRYYDAVTVGIDFTARELQSRLREQGLPWDLCKGFDGAAALGTFVPLDKIKPVQNLRFHLDINGTTVQEGYSGDMLHQVDEIVSYISRYFTLRTGDLLYTGCPTGCGPVRINDHLEGYLEEQKVLEFNCK; from the coding sequence ATGAAGATATTTGCCGTAGGCATGAACTATATGCAGCACAATAAAACGCTGCCCGGCTCGTTTTCTAAATCAGAGAACCCCGTCATTTTCACCAAATGCGACACTGCTTTGCTGAAAGACGGCAAGCCGTTCTTTATCCCCGACCACCTCGGAAGCATCGAATATGAAACCGAATTGGTGGTGCGCATCTGCAAATTGGGCAAGACTGTTCCCGTAAGATTTGCCTCCCGATACTACGATGCGGTGACGGTGGGCATTGATTTCACGGCTCGTGAACTGCAAAGTCGATTGCGGGAGCAAGGCCTTCCATGGGATCTTTGCAAGGGATTTGACGGTGCAGCCGCACTCGGGACATTCGTTCCTTTGGATAAGATAAAGCCCGTTCAGAACCTTCGCTTTCATCTTGACATCAATGGAACTACGGTTCAGGAAGGCTATTCGGGCGATATGCTCCACCAAGTGGATGAGATTGTCTCGTATATCAGCCGATATTTCACGCTCCGCACAGGCGACTTGCTCTATACCGGCTGTCCAACGGGCTGCGGTCCCGTAAGGATTAACGATCATCTTGAGGGCTATCTTGAGGAACAAAAGGTATTGGAATTCAATTGCAAATAA
- the porU gene encoding type IX secretion system sortase PorU: protein MRRFLKFILVVLLLSLSLGLQASQRFFNLTYEQVKIDSVLPRFAYSIPLHGDYRDSVYRVSIVYPEFVDMSQRNIEHYNRLSGAALPAMPPVQQFIAMNRRRPELVVSFLPFVYRDGRYRILASFMLKVESFAVAKAKAYSHLPATRSNPSDRYAKQSVLANGRWVKIRVPSSGVYQLTETLVRKAGFTDINKVHVYGYGGNLQHEVLTEADLVKGDDLHEVAQCVVDGRHLFYARGPVSWESKYSVRRIRNPYSDYGYYFLTETEVTSSPVDTTSFLKTFYASADDYHSLYERDGFAWYQGGRNLFDPEPIAVGQSKSIQLRKPRATDSGRICVAVSAGSNSEVEVYMGDRQLGRLPIRLLEYDKGNERRAVYPFVSTDELKPLEIKVVSGGPVRLDYVSITWDGAVPAPIFKSNDFAVPELVGVVGNQNRHADAQADMVIIVPSSGKLTAQAMRLKEFHEKKDGLRVNIVPADELYNEFSSGTPDANAYRRYLKMLYDRAASADDAPRYLLLFGDGVWDNRMLTNETKGLNPDDYLLCYESENSFNQVECYVDDNFFGLLDDGEGGDLQARDLPDVAVGRFPVSTADEAKIMVDKTISYATNANAGAWQNTLVFMGDDGNNNLHMDDANTAADEMASQHQGYVVRKIMWDAYKRETSATGNSFPDVRKAILQQQARGALVMDYAGHGSEIQISHEGVLRINDFASFTNSNLPLWITASCDIMPFDGTAATIGETALLNPRGGAVAFFGTARTVYAIYNKPMNMAYLKYVLGTTNGQATTIGEASRLAQVEMITTGQDLTSNKLQYALLGDPALRLHQPKPQAVVDSINGIAIGTTPLPVIKAGGTVRIAGHINSDKPFNGVATMTVRDSRELVTCRLNDNTEAENAFQYYDRPTTIFTGSDSVKAGKFSFSFAVPRDINYSNGNGLINVYAVNDDHDHIVHGSCDRFLVGGSAELTNDSIGPSIYCYLNSPSFENGGRVNSTPYFVARLTDKDGINVSGSGIGHNLELIIDGDMNKTYVLNDNFQYEFGSYTSGSTYYNIPPLAPGKHRLQFKAWDILNNSSTTWLDFEIAKGLRPNLFSVDVSQNPARTGTRFIINHDRVGSKMDVELEVFDTSGRLLWRHKEQGVPTSNAYTVDWNLRTDGGSQLQTGIYLYRAKIACEGSEQASKAQKLIVVGNK from the coding sequence ATGAGGCGCTTCTTAAAGTTTATTCTTGTCGTATTGTTGTTGTCATTGAGCCTCGGTTTGCAGGCTTCGCAACGCTTCTTCAATCTCACTTACGAACAGGTGAAGATTGATTCTGTGTTGCCTCGTTTCGCATATAGCATACCGCTGCATGGCGATTACCGTGATTCAGTCTATCGGGTGAGCATTGTTTATCCTGAATTTGTGGATATGTCACAGCGTAATATCGAGCATTACAACCGTCTTTCCGGTGCAGCCTTACCTGCGATGCCACCCGTTCAGCAGTTCATTGCCATGAACAGACGGCGTCCCGAACTTGTAGTTTCGTTCCTTCCATTCGTATATCGCGACGGTCGTTACCGCATTTTGGCCAGTTTCATGCTGAAAGTGGAGTCGTTTGCTGTGGCGAAAGCCAAGGCTTACAGTCATCTTCCTGCCACGCGAAGTAATCCTTCCGACCGTTATGCTAAGCAGTCGGTATTAGCCAATGGGCGTTGGGTGAAGATACGTGTGCCGTCATCCGGTGTCTATCAACTCACCGAAACACTCGTTCGAAAGGCCGGTTTCACAGATATTAATAAGGTACATGTCTATGGGTATGGGGGCAATTTGCAGCATGAAGTGCTGACAGAAGCCGACCTTGTCAAAGGAGATGACCTGCATGAAGTGGCCCAGTGCGTAGTTGATGGCAGGCATCTTTTCTATGCACGAGGGCCTGTTTCGTGGGAAAGTAAATATTCTGTACGACGTATCCGCAATCCTTATTCAGACTATGGTTACTATTTTCTGACAGAGACCGAGGTCACTTCATCCCCTGTGGACACGACATCTTTCCTGAAAACTTTCTATGCGTCGGCCGATGATTACCATTCCCTTTATGAGCGTGACGGCTTTGCCTGGTATCAAGGTGGACGCAATCTGTTTGATCCCGAGCCTATTGCTGTGGGACAAAGCAAGTCGATTCAGCTCAGGAAACCTCGTGCAACAGACAGTGGAAGAATTTGTGTTGCCGTGAGTGCAGGCTCAAACAGCGAAGTAGAAGTCTACATGGGTGATCGCCAACTCGGTCGGTTACCAATCCGATTGCTTGAATATGACAAGGGAAACGAACGCCGTGCTGTCTATCCGTTTGTCTCTACCGATGAGTTGAAGCCCTTGGAAATCAAAGTCGTTTCAGGTGGCCCTGTGCGGTTGGATTATGTGTCAATCACTTGGGACGGTGCGGTTCCTGCCCCCATTTTCAAGTCAAACGACTTCGCCGTTCCTGAGTTGGTAGGTGTTGTCGGCAATCAGAACAGACATGCAGATGCGCAGGCAGACATGGTCATCATCGTGCCTTCGTCGGGTAAACTTACTGCACAGGCAATGCGGTTAAAGGAATTTCATGAGAAAAAAGACGGGCTTCGCGTCAACATAGTGCCTGCTGATGAGCTTTATAATGAGTTTTCAAGCGGTACGCCCGATGCCAATGCGTATCGTCGTTACCTGAAGATGCTCTACGATCGGGCGGCATCTGCCGATGATGCTCCACGCTATCTGTTGCTCTTCGGCGACGGAGTTTGGGACAATCGCATGCTGACCAATGAAACGAAAGGACTCAATCCTGATGATTATCTGTTGTGTTATGAGAGTGAAAACTCATTTAATCAGGTTGAATGTTATGTAGATGATAACTTCTTTGGGCTGTTGGATGACGGTGAAGGAGGCGACTTGCAAGCACGCGATCTGCCTGATGTTGCCGTGGGACGCTTTCCTGTTTCAACGGCTGATGAAGCCAAGATAATGGTCGACAAGACGATAAGTTATGCCACAAATGCAAACGCCGGAGCTTGGCAGAACACGTTAGTGTTCATGGGAGACGACGGCAATAACAATCTACATATGGATGATGCGAACACTGCAGCAGATGAAATGGCATCGCAACATCAAGGATATGTGGTCAGGAAAATTATGTGGGATGCCTATAAGAGAGAGACTTCTGCAACGGGAAACAGCTTTCCTGACGTGCGTAAAGCTATCTTGCAACAGCAGGCCCGCGGTGCACTTGTGATGGATTATGCAGGTCATGGCTCTGAAATTCAGATTTCCCATGAGGGCGTTTTGCGTATCAATGACTTCGCATCTTTTACAAACAGCAACCTGCCTTTATGGATAACAGCCTCTTGTGACATTATGCCTTTCGACGGAACTGCCGCAACTATCGGTGAAACTGCATTGCTGAATCCACGCGGTGGGGCTGTAGCTTTCTTCGGAACTGCACGTACCGTGTATGCCATATACAACAAACCGATGAACATGGCCTATCTGAAATATGTGCTTGGAACGACAAACGGACAGGCAACTACAATCGGAGAGGCGTCGCGTTTGGCACAGGTGGAAATGATAACTACGGGACAAGACCTCACGAGTAATAAGCTTCAGTATGCCCTTTTGGGTGACCCTGCACTCAGATTGCACCAACCTAAACCGCAGGCGGTGGTCGATTCGATCAATGGAATAGCCATAGGAACTACGCCGTTACCCGTCATCAAGGCTGGCGGAACCGTTCGTATTGCGGGACATATAAACAGTGACAAGCCTTTCAATGGCGTAGCAACGATGACCGTTCGTGACTCGCGTGAGCTCGTCACTTGCAGGCTGAACGATAATACCGAGGCCGAGAATGCATTCCAATATTACGACCGTCCGACAACCATCTTCACGGGATCAGACAGTGTGAAGGCCGGAAAATTCAGCTTTTCCTTTGCTGTTCCCCGCGATATTAACTACAGTAATGGCAATGGTCTCATTAATGTTTATGCCGTTAATGACGACCATGATCATATCGTTCATGGTTCTTGCGATCGCTTTTTAGTAGGAGGCAGTGCCGAATTGACCAATGATTCCATTGGCCCTTCAATCTACTGTTACCTCAATTCGCCCTCATTTGAGAACGGAGGACGCGTGAACAGCACGCCTTATTTCGTGGCCCGACTGACCGATAAGGACGGAATTAACGTTTCGGGAAGTGGTATCGGCCATAATCTTGAACTCATCATCGACGGCGATATGAATAAAACTTACGTGCTGAATGATAACTTTCAGTATGAATTTGGCAGCTATACAAGTGGCTCCACCTATTATAACATCCCGCCACTTGCACCCGGTAAGCACCGTTTACAGTTCAAGGCATGGGACATTTTGAATAATTCTTCAACCACATGGCTTGACTTTGAGATAGCAAAAGGCTTGCGCCCGAACCTCTTCAGCGTAGACGTTTCACAGAATCCTGCCCGAACAGGCACGCGCTTTATCATCAACCACGACCGTGTGGGCAGCAAAATGGACGTGGAACTTGAGGTTTTCGATACCTCAGGACGCCTGCTTTGGCGGCATAAGGAGCAGGGAGTTCCCACCTCAAATGCCTATACTGTCGACTGGAATCTGCGTACTGACGGGGGCAGTCAATTGCAGACAGGCATCTATCTCTATCGGGCAAAGATTGCATGTGAGGGCAGTGAGCAGGCAAGTAAGGCGCAGAAACTTATTGTCGTGGGCAATAAATAA
- the porV gene encoding type IX secretion system outer membrane channel protein PorV: MKRLTLVLSLMLLMTLSASAQLKKTDIFNPVYTAVTSQTIAPDARAAGMGDVGVATDPDVNSQYWNPAKYPFTISRAGVSLNYTPWLRQLVNDMYLANLVGYYRIGDFSAVSTSLRYFNMGEVTMKESIGGSNGMTINPYEMSFDVAYSLLLSEKFSIAAGLRWIYSDLTYDYSSETTPGSAFAADIAAYYQNYINIGQRECQLGIGLNISNIGSKINFGSDTNSEFIPTNMRLGASLMIPVDEYNRFSIAADANKLLVPTRPIQGENESQVDYDARLQKDYYDVSSIAGIFKSFGDAPGGFKEELQEVSWSLGGEYTYNDKFSLRAGYHHESETKGNRKYFTVGAGFKMSAFSLDAGYVIATAKSNPLDQTLRFTLTFDMDGIKDLFKK, translated from the coding sequence ATGAAAAGATTGACTTTGGTTCTCTCACTGATGCTGCTGATGACGCTTTCAGCATCTGCACAGCTGAAGAAAACCGACATATTCAACCCCGTTTATACGGCCGTTACCTCACAAACTATTGCTCCTGATGCCCGCGCAGCAGGTATGGGTGACGTCGGAGTTGCTACAGATCCCGATGTGAATTCACAGTACTGGAACCCTGCAAAATATCCTTTTACGATCAGTAGAGCCGGCGTTTCGCTCAATTATACGCCTTGGTTGCGCCAGTTAGTCAATGATATGTATCTCGCAAATCTTGTCGGTTACTATCGCATCGGAGACTTCAGTGCGGTCTCAACTTCCCTCCGTTACTTCAACATGGGCGAGGTTACAATGAAAGAGTCGATTGGAGGAAGCAATGGAATGACCATTAATCCCTATGAAATGTCATTCGATGTAGCTTACTCTTTGTTGCTTAGTGAGAAGTTTTCTATTGCAGCTGGCCTGCGTTGGATATACTCCGACCTCACTTACGACTATTCTTCGGAGACCACACCCGGTAGTGCTTTCGCTGCAGATATAGCCGCTTACTATCAGAACTACATTAATATCGGTCAGCGAGAGTGCCAACTTGGTATCGGTTTGAATATCTCAAACATTGGTAGCAAGATTAATTTCGGCAGCGATACCAATAGCGAATTCATCCCGACAAATATGCGTCTGGGTGCTTCTTTGATGATACCTGTCGACGAATATAACCGCTTCTCTATTGCTGCCGACGCCAACAAGCTGCTTGTTCCCACGCGTCCTATCCAGGGAGAGAACGAATCTCAGGTGGATTATGATGCGCGATTGCAGAAAGATTACTATGATGTTTCGAGCATTGCAGGCATTTTCAAGAGTTTCGGCGATGCTCCTGGAGGATTTAAAGAAGAGCTTCAAGAGGTGAGTTGGAGCCTTGGTGGCGAATACACCTATAATGATAAGTTTTCTCTTCGCGCCGGTTATCACCACGAAAGTGAAACGAAAGGCAACCGAAAATACTTCACAGTAGGTGCCGGTTTCAAGATGAGTGCTTTCTCTCTTGATGCCGGTTATGTCATTGCAACGGCTAAAAGTAATCCGCTTGACCAGACACTTCGTTTCACCTTGACCTTTGATATGGACGGTATCAAAGACCTTTTCAAGAAGTAA
- the ispF gene encoding 2-C-methyl-D-erythritol 2,4-cyclodiphosphate synthase has protein sequence MIRVGMGFDVHKLVEGRDLWLGGIKIDHSMGLLGHSDADVLLHAVSDALLGAANMRDIGFHFPDTSDKTLNMDSKIILKRVVELIGEKGYRVGNIDATICAERPKINPHVPAMKSCMAKVMGIDEDQISIKATTTEKLGFTGREEGMSAYAVCLIEK, from the coding sequence ATGATTCGAGTAGGCATGGGCTTTGATGTCCACAAACTTGTTGAGGGCCGTGACCTTTGGTTGGGAGGCATAAAGATTGACCATTCCATGGGACTTCTGGGGCATAGTGATGCCGATGTGCTCCTGCATGCCGTCAGTGATGCCCTTCTTGGCGCTGCAAACATGCGCGATATTGGTTTTCATTTCCCCGACACGAGTGACAAAACGCTCAACATGGACAGTAAGATTATCTTGAAACGTGTTGTCGAACTGATAGGCGAAAAGGGGTATCGTGTGGGAAATATTGATGCTACAATCTGTGCCGAACGCCCCAAAATCAATCCTCATGTGCCCGCAATGAAATCCTGTATGGCCAAGGTTATGGGCATTGATGAAGACCAAATCTCTATCAAAGCCACGACAACAGAGAAGCTCGGATTTACCGGACGGGAGGAAGGAATGTCGGCTTATGCGGTGTGTTTGATTGAGAAATAG
- a CDS encoding DUF6080 domain-containing protein yields MKRIFGIFKVKKEERWLAFAMLIYAIVLNGFVVYKYFDRFSQIATDYHKLFVRTFHISGFDPLSYEIVSEWGTVYNIYRHPLLAFFMFIPNQINQGLMQLTGLNCAQIVVAALLIFCCFYSFLFLYRILREVIELKPFDSSLLSLLFFSFAYVMVSVSVPDHFALSMFMLLLTLYVAGKKIKRKMMFTKWQTVLFFILTAGISLNNGIKIFLANCFVNGRRFWRPANLLLAILLPSAMLWELARLEWNHYERPGFEAREHAKAVKVAEEHAQLARAFRDTTRLKDSVEIEKSIQLLIKQKAREKYIADHKQPWNQHTGKPIAKGEFSQWTDITTPRVPSIVENLFGETIQLHQDHLLQDTLRARPLIVNYRFAVNYIVEALVVLLFLGGIWCGRRARLMWLALSFWAFDMLIHVVLGFGLNEVYIMGAHWLCVLPIVMAYLFKTLQRHDAALYVVRAVTLALTVFLFAWNFVLYCGYLLA; encoded by the coding sequence ATGAAAAGGATATTCGGCATCTTCAAGGTAAAGAAAGAAGAGCGGTGGCTGGCTTTTGCCATGCTCATCTATGCCATTGTGCTCAATGGTTTTGTGGTTTATAAGTACTTTGACAGGTTCTCTCAGATTGCAACCGACTATCATAAACTCTTCGTCCGCACGTTTCATATCTCGGGGTTCGACCCATTAAGCTATGAAATTGTATCCGAGTGGGGCACTGTCTACAATATTTATCGCCACCCTCTGCTGGCGTTTTTCATGTTTATTCCTAATCAGATCAACCAAGGTCTGATGCAACTCACAGGACTGAACTGTGCACAAATCGTCGTAGCTGCCCTGTTGATATTCTGTTGTTTCTACAGTTTCCTTTTTCTTTATCGCATTCTTCGTGAGGTCATCGAACTGAAACCATTTGACAGTTCATTGCTTTCGCTGCTGTTTTTCAGCTTTGCCTATGTGATGGTTTCTGTCAGTGTGCCCGATCATTTTGCACTGTCGATGTTCATGTTGCTGTTGACTCTCTATGTCGCCGGCAAGAAAATAAAACGCAAGATGATGTTCACGAAATGGCAGACGGTGCTGTTTTTCATCCTCACGGCAGGCATATCGCTCAACAACGGCATCAAGATATTCCTCGCCAACTGCTTTGTGAACGGTCGCCGTTTCTGGCGTCCGGCCAATCTTCTGCTGGCAATACTCCTGCCTTCGGCTATGCTTTGGGAACTCGCCCGACTTGAATGGAACCATTATGAACGCCCTGGTTTTGAGGCGAGAGAGCATGCTAAGGCCGTTAAAGTGGCTGAAGAACATGCCCAACTTGCCCGCGCTTTTCGCGATACTACACGGCTGAAAGACTCTGTGGAGATTGAAAAGAGCATTCAACTGCTGATAAAACAGAAGGCAAGAGAGAAGTATATTGCCGACCATAAGCAGCCTTGGAACCAGCATACAGGCAAACCTATTGCCAAGGGTGAGTTCAGTCAGTGGACTGATATCACGACTCCGCGCGTGCCAAGTATTGTTGAAAACCTCTTCGGTGAAACCATTCAGTTGCATCAAGACCACCTTCTGCAAGACACACTTCGCGCCCGTCCGCTCATCGTCAACTATCGGTTTGCCGTCAACTACATAGTTGAAGCCCTTGTCGTACTGCTCTTTTTAGGCGGAATATGGTGTGGTCGGCGTGCGCGTCTGATGTGGCTTGCCCTGTCGTTCTGGGCATTCGACATGCTGATTCATGTGGTGCTTGGCTTCGGTCTCAATGAAGTTTACATCATGGGTGCCCATTGGTTGTGTGTACTCCCCATTGTCATGGCCTATCTTTTCAAGACACTTCAGCGCCATGATGCAGCACTTTATGTGGTGCGGGCAGTCACCTTGGCCCTCACCGTCTTCCTTTTTGCATGGAATTTCGTGCTCTATTGCGGATATTTATTGGCGTAG
- a CDS encoding ABC transporter ATP-binding protein codes for MIDIKNITKSFGSLQVLKGIDLHINKGEVVSIVGPSGAGKTTLLQIIGTLDKPDAGTICIDGIDVSSLSTRKLSDFRNQHIGFVFQFHQLLPEFTALENIMIPAYIAGKSNSEAKQRALELLAFMGLSDRAHHKPAELSGGEKQRVAVARALVNKPAVILADEPSGSLDSKNKAELHQLFFDLRDKFGQTFVIVTHDEGLAAITDRTIHMKDGEIWGAE; via the coding sequence ATGATTGACATCAAGAATATAACGAAGAGTTTCGGCAGTCTTCAAGTGCTCAAAGGCATTGATCTGCACATCAACAAAGGCGAAGTAGTCAGCATCGTAGGCCCATCGGGAGCCGGAAAGACCACGCTCTTGCAGATCATCGGGACGCTTGACAAGCCCGATGCAGGCACCATTTGCATCGACGGCATCGACGTGAGCAGTCTTTCAACGCGCAAACTCAGCGACTTTCGCAACCAACATATAGGCTTCGTGTTTCAGTTCCACCAGCTTCTGCCCGAATTCACTGCCTTAGAAAACATCATGATTCCAGCCTATATCGCAGGCAAGAGCAACAGCGAAGCCAAACAACGGGCCTTGGAACTGCTTGCTTTCATGGGCCTTTCAGACCGCGCCCACCATAAACCTGCCGAGCTTTCAGGGGGAGAAAAGCAGCGCGTTGCCGTTGCCCGAGCCCTCGTCAACAAGCCCGCTGTGATTCTTGCAGACGAACCTTCGGGCAGTCTTGACAGCAAAAACAAGGCTGAACTGCATCAACTTTTCTTCGACTTACGCGATAAATTCGGACAGACTTTCGTCATTGTGACCCACGATGAGGGGCTTGCAGCCATCACAGACCGCACAATTCACATGAAAGACGGCGAGATTTGGGGAGCAGAATAA
- a CDS encoding cation:proton antiporter: MLHIAQYFPITDPTLVFFVVLLIILFAPIIMGKLRIPHIIGMVLAGVVVGEYGLDILVRDDSFELFGRVGLYYIMFLAALEMDMESIRKNKNQLLIFGLLTFTVPLVLTYFMGISLLNYGKTASLLLGCIMASNTLVAYPIVSRYGLQRKPSVTLSVGSSMIALLFSLILLAAIVASNSGEGSIGFWLLFVLKFIAYCGGVIFLLPRLTRWFLRRYSDAVMQFIFVLASVFLCAALSAAIGLEGIFGAFLSGLILNRYIPSVSPLKNRLEFIGNAVFIPYFLIGVGMLINVRLLFNGGGILWAVICITLFGTLGKAIAAYIACMGFRMPISSGHMMFGMTSAHAAGAIAMVMVGMRLPSADGSPVVSAQMLNAVVIMILFTCIISSILTEQSAQHIVLRDKEMPAEAEEKIKDERILVPVKYPEYAEYLMNMAILMQDRKQGRGLVALNVVYDDEYMRRNMEQGNRLLEQVTRYCAGSDVHIQTQTRVAANIANGIKHAFKEFQATEILIGMHSHKEVSSKFWGEFHQSLFNGLNQQIMMARLNQPLNTIRRIQVAVPSRAEFEPGFYRWLERLARVAGNLDCRIQFHGRTDTLALVNEYIKNRHPQVRADYSNMEHWNALPQLANSLSDDHLLVIVTARKGTVSYKNAQEYLPDEVQRYFNGKNLLIIFPDQYGDQEVMTYSQSQHTEERSAWESLARWIDKRRRKLS, translated from the coding sequence ATGTTGCATATCGCCCAGTATTTTCCCATCACAGACCCCACACTTGTATTCTTTGTGGTGTTGCTGATAATCCTTTTTGCACCGATTATCATGGGAAAACTGCGCATTCCTCATATCATAGGAATGGTTCTGGCAGGCGTTGTTGTGGGCGAATATGGCTTGGATATCCTCGTCAGAGACGACTCTTTTGAACTCTTCGGACGTGTAGGTCTCTACTATATCATGTTTCTTGCAGCCCTCGAAATGGATATGGAGAGCATCCGAAAGAACAAGAATCAACTGCTCATTTTCGGGTTGTTGACTTTCACCGTGCCTTTAGTGCTGACTTATTTCATGGGCATAAGTCTGCTCAACTATGGCAAGACAGCATCACTTTTATTAGGTTGCATCATGGCAAGTAACACACTTGTGGCCTATCCTATCGTCAGCAGATATGGCCTGCAGCGTAAACCGAGCGTCACGTTGAGCGTGGGTTCAAGCATGATAGCCCTTCTCTTCTCGCTCATTCTCTTGGCTGCTATCGTGGCATCCAACAGCGGTGAGGGCAGCATTGGCTTCTGGTTGCTCTTCGTTTTGAAGTTCATCGCCTACTGTGGAGGCGTCATCTTCCTGCTTCCAAGACTCACACGGTGGTTTCTCCGCCGTTACAGTGATGCCGTGATGCAGTTTATTTTCGTCTTGGCTTCAGTCTTCCTATGCGCCGCTTTGAGTGCAGCCATTGGATTAGAAGGCATTTTCGGCGCTTTTCTTTCAGGCTTAATCCTGAACCGATATATCCCTTCCGTGTCGCCATTGAAGAACAGATTGGAGTTTATCGGCAATGCAGTTTTCATTCCATATTTCCTCATTGGCGTGGGCATGCTCATCAATGTGCGATTGCTTTTCAATGGAGGTGGCATCCTTTGGGCCGTCATCTGCATCACTCTTTTCGGCACTTTGGGCAAAGCTATCGCTGCATATATCGCATGCATGGGCTTCAGAATGCCCATAAGTTCAGGCCACATGATGTTTGGAATGACGTCCGCTCACGCCGCAGGTGCCATTGCCATGGTGATGGTCGGCATGCGATTGCCCTCTGCCGACGGCTCTCCGGTGGTGAGTGCACAGATGCTTAACGCCGTTGTTATCATGATTTTATTCACCTGCATCATATCAAGCATTCTGACAGAACAGTCAGCACAACACATCGTCTTACGTGACAAGGAGATGCCGGCAGAAGCAGAAGAAAAGATAAAAGACGAGAGAATACTCGTTCCGGTGAAGTATCCCGAGTATGCAGAATACCTGATGAACATGGCCATTCTGATGCAAGACCGCAAGCAAGGGCGCGGACTTGTGGCCCTCAATGTGGTTTATGATGACGAGTACATGCGCCGAAACATGGAACAAGGCAACCGATTATTGGAGCAAGTGACACGCTACTGTGCCGGCTCCGACGTGCATATTCAGACGCAAACACGCGTGGCAGCCAACATTGCCAACGGCATAAAGCATGCTTTCAAAGAGTTTCAAGCCACCGAAATCCTTATTGGAATGCACAGTCATAAAGAGGTTTCTTCAAAGTTTTGGGGCGAGTTTCATCAGAGTTTATTCAACGGATTGAACCAACAAATCATGATGGCAAGGCTCAATCAACCCCTCAACACAATCCGCAGAATACAGGTAGCCGTACCTTCACGGGCCGAATTTGAACCCGGTTTCTACCGCTGGTTGGAGCGCTTGGCGCGTGTAGCGGGCAACTTAGATTGCCGCATTCAGTTCCACGGACGCACGGATACGCTTGCCTTAGTGAATGAATATATCAAGAACCGACACCCTCAAGTGCGTGCCGATTACAGCAACATGGAACATTGGAACGCCCTTCCGCAATTGGCAAACAGCCTCTCCGACGACCATCTTCTCGTCATTGTGACCGCCCGAAAGGGTACGGTTTCCTACAAGAATGCACAGGAATACCTGCCCGATGAAGTCCAACGATATTTCAACGGCAAGAACTTGCTCATCATTTTCCCCGATCAATACGGCGATCAGGAAGTCATGACATACTCTCAGTCGCAGCATACCGAGGAACGAAGTGCCTGGGAGTCGCTTGCAAGATGGATTGACAAACGGCGCAGAAAGTTATCTTAA